One window of Pseudacidobacterium ailaaui genomic DNA carries:
- a CDS encoding TonB-dependent receptor, producing MKRQVLSFALVAFTAFFFLIQTGRAQQATTSLSGVVTDASGALLPGASVTITRDATGQTLSTTTNAHGEYQFQQLAPGTWTVKVSAAGFGDQSKVGSLLVSKPATIDFQMTLQSVSQTVNVSAETETLNTSDASLGNAVNNQVIQSLPMIDRNVPDLLSLQPGVLYLGHQVDVSNDSRTGAVNGVRSDQGNITMDGLDDNDQKLGYAFTGVLRETLDSVDEFRVTTAMANSDQGRAAGAQINLITKRGTDQFHGGVYEYNRNTATAANDWFNKQAELASGEPNAPGKYIRNTYGFDLGGPILKQKLFFFGNYEASHIRENQQVLRETPTQTLKEGYIIYQSNGNNVKLNPAQIAVMDPNCSANGTCPWGPGDDPHILQLLQGYPTANGAALGDGLNLGSFSFSSPNPQNLNTTIVRLDWAPSSRQQLFFRGNLQDDTTLDVLQFPGQPPSHTLRDNTKGLAAGDTWTITNNLVNDLRYGYTRQGYSNAGLDCGAYVQTLRTVSAPTAESCSTIIHVPVHNVIDNASWTHGNHTLSFGANWRGITNYSQTNSNSYGFASLNIQWLSGGGSIAGSGSSLDPAAFGYPAVDTGDQTTYNEEIGLLTGLIPFIQGQYNFSVARGGQSGTTIAEGVPISLTYHSNELEYYIQDQWKLQPNVTFTFGIRQVFLQPPYEVHGQQIQPTIDTHQWFVNRYTQMLRGVTDQPDLAFAPSGKANGKASYWSMSYKNIAPRASFVIAPDNKTSIRFGGGMFFDHFGQGIVDTFAQFGSFGLQTQITNPAGQYGIDNAPRFTSLTSIPPLQGVNIPSVIQYPYTPPNNVNTGLAITWGVDNKIKTPYTVTADFSIQRELSHGLSLEANYVGTFGRHLLQQLDLAEPLDLVDPKSGMDYFQAGKLLAQATYAGQTNVAAIPYWEDMFPWLATNGMSATQNIYTNVYQGNAAVGNDSYALAVLDAFCDPNQGAGGLGCGPYEDAQGNITTRFYQRQFSSLYAWSSIGNSDYHAMQLTLRRVSSSGLTFDFSYALAKSIDMGSDTERSSEFTTAGGSFSYITNSFNPKGIRAVSDFDVRHLLTGNFIYPLPFGQGKPFGSGVNRAADAVIGGWTLSGILRLSSGLPFSILPPLSYATNYQQPSFAVVTGPIKIHKHLLNGLPEVFADPNSLNNGIATGFPLRYPYPGEEGSRNAFRGDGYFEPDASLAKTWKTVHEQSLHFAWEVFNVTNSARFDTSAVSSLGGLNIQVTSGAGFGIYSSTLVQSRKQQFSLRYDF from the coding sequence ATGAAGCGGCAGGTTTTGTCCTTTGCCCTTGTGGCATTCACGGCGTTCTTCTTTCTCATCCAGACCGGCAGAGCGCAGCAGGCAACAACCTCCCTCAGCGGGGTGGTCACCGACGCCAGTGGCGCACTCTTGCCCGGCGCTTCAGTCACCATCACACGCGACGCAACAGGGCAGACCCTCAGCACCACGACCAACGCGCATGGCGAATATCAGTTCCAGCAACTGGCCCCTGGCACCTGGACGGTAAAGGTGAGCGCCGCAGGCTTCGGAGACCAGAGCAAGGTCGGCAGCCTTCTGGTCAGCAAGCCCGCCACCATTGATTTTCAGATGACCTTGCAGTCTGTTTCACAGACGGTGAATGTATCGGCGGAAACCGAAACGCTCAACACCTCGGATGCGAGCCTTGGCAATGCGGTCAACAATCAGGTCATCCAGTCACTGCCCATGATTGATCGCAATGTGCCAGACCTGCTCAGTCTTCAGCCCGGTGTGCTCTATCTGGGGCATCAGGTCGATGTCAGCAATGACAGCCGCACCGGCGCAGTCAATGGGGTGCGCTCGGACCAGGGCAACATTACCATGGATGGACTGGATGATAATGATCAGAAGCTCGGCTATGCCTTTACTGGAGTGCTCCGCGAGACCCTCGATTCGGTGGATGAGTTCCGCGTCACCACGGCCATGGCCAATTCTGACCAGGGCCGCGCCGCAGGAGCGCAGATCAATCTGATCACCAAACGCGGGACAGACCAGTTCCATGGCGGCGTGTATGAATACAATCGCAATACGGCGACCGCTGCCAATGACTGGTTCAATAAGCAGGCCGAACTGGCGAGCGGCGAACCGAATGCTCCCGGGAAATACATCCGCAATACCTATGGTTTTGATCTGGGCGGCCCCATCCTCAAGCAGAAGCTCTTCTTTTTTGGAAACTATGAGGCCTCCCATATCCGCGAGAACCAGCAGGTCCTACGGGAAACGCCCACCCAGACCCTGAAAGAGGGCTACATCATCTATCAAAGTAATGGAAACAACGTAAAACTCAATCCTGCGCAGATCGCCGTTATGGACCCCAATTGTTCCGCCAATGGAACCTGCCCCTGGGGACCGGGGGACGACCCGCATATTCTGCAGCTCCTTCAGGGATATCCGACCGCCAACGGAGCGGCCCTGGGGGACGGCCTCAACCTGGGGTCTTTCAGCTTCTCCTCGCCCAACCCTCAGAACCTGAACACCACCATTGTTCGTCTGGACTGGGCGCCGTCCTCGCGCCAACAGTTGTTCTTCCGGGGCAACCTGCAGGATGACACCACTCTGGATGTGCTCCAGTTTCCGGGCCAGCCTCCCTCGCACACTTTGCGCGACAATACCAAGGGGCTGGCGGCAGGCGACACCTGGACCATCACCAACAACCTGGTCAATGATCTCCGTTACGGATATACGCGGCAGGGCTATAGCAATGCAGGGCTGGACTGCGGGGCCTATGTGCAGACCCTCCGCACCGTCTCAGCACCCACAGCGGAAAGCTGCAGCACAATCATCCATGTCCCCGTACACAACGTCATTGATAACGCAAGCTGGACCCACGGAAACCATACCTTGTCCTTTGGCGCCAACTGGCGCGGCATCACGAACTACTCGCAGACGAACAGCAACTCCTATGGCTTTGCCAGCCTGAACATTCAATGGCTCAGCGGCGGCGGCTCGATTGCCGGTAGCGGCAGCAGCCTCGATCCGGCGGCCTTCGGATATCCTGCCGTGGATACCGGAGACCAAACCACTTACAACGAAGAGATTGGACTGCTCACTGGACTGATCCCCTTCATTCAGGGCCAATACAACTTCAGCGTTGCAAGAGGCGGCCAGAGCGGCACAACCATCGCCGAAGGAGTGCCCATCAGCCTTACCTACCACTCCAACGAACTTGAGTATTACATTCAGGACCAGTGGAAGCTCCAGCCGAATGTGACCTTCACGTTCGGGATCCGGCAGGTATTTCTCCAACCTCCGTATGAAGTCCACGGACAACAGATACAGCCCACGATTGACACACACCAATGGTTTGTCAACCGCTACACCCAGATGCTCCGTGGCGTTACAGACCAGCCCGATCTGGCCTTTGCGCCTTCAGGCAAAGCCAATGGCAAGGCTTCGTACTGGAGCATGTCCTACAAGAACATTGCTCCGCGCGCGTCCTTTGTGATTGCGCCGGACAATAAGACTTCGATCCGGTTCGGCGGAGGCATGTTCTTTGACCACTTCGGACAGGGCATTGTGGACACCTTCGCGCAGTTTGGTTCCTTCGGATTACAGACCCAGATCACCAATCCTGCCGGCCAGTACGGCATTGATAATGCGCCCCGGTTCACCAGTCTGACCTCGATTCCACCGCTACAGGGTGTGAATATCCCATCCGTCATTCAATACCCTTACACACCCCCCAACAACGTCAACACTGGCCTTGCCATCACCTGGGGTGTGGACAATAAAATCAAGACCCCGTATACGGTCACGGCGGACTTCTCCATCCAGAGAGAGCTCTCGCATGGACTTTCTCTGGAAGCCAACTACGTAGGCACCTTTGGACGCCACCTGCTGCAGCAGCTTGATCTGGCCGAACCGCTTGACCTGGTGGACCCGAAGTCAGGAATGGATTATTTTCAGGCAGGAAAACTGCTGGCCCAGGCCACTTATGCCGGTCAGACCAATGTTGCCGCCATCCCTTACTGGGAAGACATGTTTCCCTGGCTGGCGACCAATGGAATGAGCGCCACTCAAAACATTTACACAAATGTCTATCAGGGCAATGCCGCGGTCGGAAACGATTCCTATGCTTTGGCCGTCCTCGATGCCTTCTGCGATCCCAACCAGGGCGCGGGAGGACTGGGCTGCGGCCCGTATGAAGACGCACAGGGCAACATTACCACCCGCTTCTATCAGCGCCAGTTTTCTTCCTTATACGCCTGGTCGTCCATTGGGAATAGCGACTACCACGCGATGCAGTTGACCTTGCGCCGGGTCAGCAGCTCGGGGCTGACGTTCGACTTCAGTTATGCCCTGGCCAAATCCATTGACATGGGGTCTGACACAGAACGTTCGAGTGAGTTTACAACCGCCGGTGGCAGCTTCAGCTACATTACGAACAGTTTTAACCCGAAGGGCATCCGGGCGGTCTCTGATTTTGATGTCCGCCATCTGCTGACGGGCAATTTCATTTATCCGTTGCCATTCGGCCAGGGCAAACCATTTGGCTCTGGCGTCAATCGCGCGGCAGATGCTGTGATTGGCGGCTGGACGCTCTCTGGCATTCTTCGCCTGTCCAGCGGGCTGCCGTTCAGCATTCTTCCTCCACTCAGCTACGCAACGAACTATCAGCAGCCGTCTTTCGCCGTGGTCACCGGCCCCATTAAGATCCATAAGCACCTGCTGAATGGTCTGCCGGAGGTCTTCGCTGATCCCAATTCCCTGAACAATGGGATCGCCACGGGCTTTCCTCTCAGATATCCCTATCCCGGCGAAGAAGGCAGCCGCAATGCCTTCCGCGGCGATGGCTACTTTGAGCCGGACGCCAGCCTGGCCAAGACCTGGAAGACGGTCCACGAACAGTCCCTGCATTTTGCCTGGGAGGTCTTCAACGTAACCAACTCTGCCCGCTTTGATACCAGTGCTGTCAGCAGCCTGGGCGGGCTGAACATCCAGGTCACCAGCGGCGCTGGATTCGGCATCTACAGCTCCACCCTGGTGCAGTCCAGAAAGCAGCAGTTCTCACTGCGCTATGACTTTTAA
- a CDS encoding septal ring lytic transglycosylase RlpA family protein: protein MDITQKGPLLVLAAGLLAVGCSHKKQVAVYTPPPPAIAQPSPAATTRGASSGTAAPAAGSSLPNTASIAEAADSSVDADFVATHKPIYSETGMASWYGPPYHNHRGANGQIYDQNALSAAHRTLPMGSLIRVTNLQTGQSAIMRITDRGPFVPDRFLDLSVASAKAVGVWRPGTAKVRMDVYAAPRPIEDGGRWCVQIGAFSKEKDAVKLEEHLERKYHTANVIEFAGPTGHWVRIRPQNDDKKRAMEIAKELRPEEGEAYLVRLD, encoded by the coding sequence ATGGACATCACGCAGAAAGGCCCTCTGCTGGTCCTGGCCGCTGGATTGCTCGCGGTTGGTTGCTCACACAAAAAACAGGTTGCAGTCTATACGCCGCCTCCGCCAGCCATCGCCCAGCCATCGCCGGCAGCGACAACTCGGGGCGCATCTTCCGGTACGGCGGCCCCTGCAGCCGGCAGCAGTCTTCCGAACACGGCTTCCATCGCGGAAGCCGCGGACAGCAGCGTGGATGCCGATTTTGTGGCCACTCATAAGCCGATTTATTCCGAAACAGGAATGGCAAGCTGGTATGGTCCGCCATATCACAACCATCGCGGTGCGAATGGTCAGATTTACGATCAGAATGCGCTTTCGGCAGCGCATCGTACCTTGCCCATGGGGTCACTCATCCGTGTGACCAATCTGCAGACCGGCCAGTCGGCCATCATGCGCATTACAGACCGTGGACCCTTTGTCCCCGACCGGTTTCTGGACCTCTCCGTTGCTTCGGCAAAGGCCGTGGGGGTCTGGAGGCCGGGGACTGCGAAAGTCCGCATGGACGTCTACGCAGCGCCCCGACCGATTGAAGATGGTGGCCGCTGGTGCGTACAGATTGGCGCCTTCAGCAAAGAGAAAGACGCGGTGAAGCTTGAAGAGCATCTGGAACGGAAATATCACACCGCAAACGTCATTGAGTTTGCCGGACCCACCGGGCACTGGGTGCGCATCCGTCCGCAGAATGACGACAAAAAACGCGCCATGGAGATTGCAAAGGAACTGAGACCGGAAGAAGGCGAAGCCTACCTCGTACGGCTGGATTAG
- a CDS encoding enoyl-CoA hydratase-related protein, with protein MSYENILLEMRGAAALITLNRPKVLNALNSALLHELDTALASLAADPQVRAILLTGAGERAFAAGADIQELAKLSALEGQQLALRGQRILDRLQHCGKPVIACVNGFALGGGCELAMACTLRIASETAKFGQPEVKLGLIPGYGGSQRLPRLIGKGAALKLLLTGEMISAADALRLGLVEEVVAPGQLLLRGEEIAQAIAAAAPVAVARCMEAVHTGLDLPLHQALELEASLFGLCCGTEDKAEGTGAFLEKRPALWKGR; from the coding sequence ATGAGCTACGAAAATATTCTTCTTGAAATGCGCGGGGCCGCGGCCCTGATTACGCTAAACCGCCCCAAAGTTCTCAATGCGCTGAACTCTGCCCTGCTGCATGAGCTCGATACAGCGCTGGCCTCTCTGGCCGCCGATCCGCAGGTCCGCGCCATTCTTTTGACAGGTGCTGGCGAAAGGGCCTTTGCCGCCGGTGCAGACATTCAGGAGTTGGCAAAGCTTTCCGCCCTGGAAGGGCAACAGCTTGCGCTGCGCGGCCAGCGCATTCTGGACCGGCTGCAGCATTGCGGCAAGCCGGTGATTGCCTGCGTCAACGGCTTTGCCTTGGGCGGCGGCTGCGAGCTGGCCATGGCTTGCACCTTGCGCATTGCCAGTGAGACAGCGAAATTCGGACAGCCCGAAGTAAAGCTCGGCCTGATTCCCGGATATGGCGGCTCCCAGCGGTTGCCTCGGCTGATTGGCAAGGGTGCGGCCCTGAAGCTGCTGTTGACCGGGGAAATGATTTCTGCTGCTGACGCCCTCCGTCTGGGCCTGGTCGAAGAGGTGGTCGCACCTGGCCAGTTGCTCCTGCGCGGAGAAGAGATCGCGCAGGCCATTGCCGCTGCTGCTCCCGTTGCCGTGGCCCGATGCATGGAAGCGGTCCACACCGGACTGGACCTTCCGTTGCATCAGGCGCTGGAGCTGGAAGCTTCGCTCTTTGGTTTGTGCTGCGGTACCGAAGACAAGGCCGAAGGGACCGGAGCGTTTCTCGAAAAGCGGCCGGCCTTGTGGAAAGGCAGATAG
- the dnaA gene encoding chromosomal replication initiator protein DnaA produces the protein MSFVATAPATLNPWVRILGALEKKINRQSFDTWLKPTRFSHINGKKLYVRIPTPEFHHVGDRYGDLIQEAIDNLQMEFDEVVFVTPEEDPALVRVREDGGFAPVPAHSPAAPQEGHRGVHASGPMQKKFDWSTAAQLNPRYTFDAFVIGSGNQFARAAAEAVAERPSKAYNPLFLYGGVGMGKTHLMHAIGHEVKRRDPQASICYVTSEKFTNEMINSLRYDRMTSFRDKFRSVDLLLIDDIQFLAQKERTQEEFFHTFNTLHENMKQIVIASDRPPKELAEIEDRLRSRFEWGLIADIQPPDLETKVAILQKKAESDNVALPTDVALFIASNVRTNVRELEGALTRLFAWCSMSGVEITLPAAQQCLKQFIDTQVRKITIEAIQRAVAEQFGMRVAELKQKNNSRAVVVPRQIAMYLAKSMTEASLPEIGRQFGGKHHTTVMHSIAKIEDQRRADKDLNRMINKLQETLNS, from the coding sequence ATGTCTTTTGTTGCTACAGCTCCTGCCACACTCAACCCGTGGGTGCGGATCCTCGGGGCACTTGAGAAGAAGATCAACCGGCAGTCTTTTGATACCTGGCTGAAACCGACCCGCTTCAGCCATATCAATGGCAAAAAGCTTTATGTAAGAATTCCGACACCCGAGTTTCATCACGTTGGGGACCGGTACGGGGACCTCATCCAGGAAGCCATCGACAACCTGCAGATGGAATTCGACGAGGTGGTCTTTGTGACGCCGGAGGAAGATCCGGCCCTGGTGCGTGTACGCGAAGATGGCGGCTTTGCCCCGGTGCCTGCGCACTCCCCTGCTGCGCCCCAGGAGGGCCATCGTGGGGTGCACGCCTCCGGACCGATGCAGAAGAAGTTCGACTGGTCCACGGCGGCACAGTTGAATCCGCGCTATACCTTTGACGCCTTTGTCATTGGCTCTGGCAACCAGTTTGCGCGCGCCGCAGCCGAGGCCGTCGCAGAGCGGCCCTCAAAGGCCTATAATCCGCTGTTTCTCTATGGCGGCGTAGGAATGGGCAAGACGCACCTGATGCATGCCATTGGCCATGAAGTCAAGCGGCGCGACCCGCAGGCCTCCATCTGCTACGTCACCAGTGAAAAATTCACCAATGAGATGATCAACTCGCTGCGCTATGACCGGATGACGAGCTTCCGCGACAAGTTCCGCTCCGTGGACCTGCTGCTGATTGACGACATCCAGTTCCTGGCCCAGAAGGAACGCACACAGGAAGAGTTCTTCCACACATTCAACACGCTGCACGAGAACATGAAGCAGATCGTCATCGCCTCGGACCGTCCGCCCAAGGAGCTGGCCGAGATTGAAGACCGCCTGCGCTCGCGGTTTGAATGGGGTCTGATTGCCGACATTCAACCACCAGACCTGGAAACCAAGGTCGCCATCCTGCAGAAGAAGGCCGAAAGCGACAATGTCGCGCTGCCTACGGATGTTGCTCTCTTCATCGCCTCCAACGTGCGCACGAATGTGCGTGAGCTGGAAGGGGCGCTGACCCGCCTGTTTGCCTGGTGCAGCATGAGCGGTGTGGAGATTACGCTGCCGGCCGCGCAGCAGTGCCTCAAGCAGTTTATCGACACACAGGTACGCAAGATCACCATTGAGGCTATCCAGCGCGCCGTCGCCGAGCAGTTCGGCATGAGGGTCGCCGAGCTCAAGCAGAAGAACAACTCGCGTGCCGTCGTCGTGCCCCGCCAGATCGCCATGTATCTGGCCAAAAGCATGACAGAGGCCTCACTGCCGGAGATCGGACGACAGTTTGGCGGCAAGCACCACACCACGGTCATGCATTCGATTGCCAAGATTGAAGACCAGCGGCGCGCCGATAAAGACCTGAACCGGATGATCAATAAACTGCAGGAAACGCTGAACAGCTAG
- the rpmH gene encoding 50S ribosomal protein L34, producing the protein MPKRTFQPNRRRRSKTHGFRTRMKTKSGAAVLSRRRAKGRHRVAVSAGYRD; encoded by the coding sequence ATGCCGAAGCGCACATTTCAACCCAACCGCCGCCGCCGTTCCAAGACACACGGCTTTCGCACCCGCATGAAGACCAAGAGCGGTGCCGCCGTTTTGTCCCGCCGCCGCGCGAAGGGCCGTCATCGCGTCGCTGTCAGCGCAGGCTATCGCGACTAG
- the rnpA gene encoding ribonuclease P protein component — MLDKASDPTPRSLRGARLSKHADYQRVYKQSRKHFSASMTYFFRLREAGFHTGPRIGLTAGRVLGKAVERNRIKRRMREAVRASLGHLRCNVDVVLHPRRSVLEIEFSRLREEVAAIFTRIEAAARSKQRGE, encoded by the coding sequence ATGCTGGACAAAGCTTCTGATCCGACGCCGCGTAGCCTGCGCGGCGCACGTCTCAGCAAGCATGCAGACTACCAGCGCGTCTACAAGCAGAGCAGGAAACACTTCTCTGCCTCAATGACCTATTTTTTCCGTCTGCGCGAGGCTGGCTTCCATACCGGACCGCGTATCGGCCTGACCGCCGGACGTGTACTGGGCAAGGCCGTCGAGCGTAATCGCATCAAACGCCGGATGCGAGAGGCCGTGCGGGCCAGCCTCGGCCATCTGCGCTGCAATGTGGATGTGGTGCTGCATCCGCGCAGAAGTGTTTTGGAGATCGAGTTTTCCCGACTCCGCGAGGAGGTGGCCGCCATTTTTACGCGCATCGAGGCCGCAGCCAGGTCGAAGCAGAGGGGCGAATGA
- the yidD gene encoding membrane protein insertion efficiency factor YidD produces the protein MTSRRPLRSVAFSAAQAFYKLVLSPVLHAGAGMSGGACRFQPTCSEYAALAMHEHGLLRGGWMAVRRLLRCHPGCAGGYDPVPQRRQSQLP, from the coding sequence ATGACTTCTCGTCGGCCTCTCCGCTCTGTCGCCTTCTCGGCTGCGCAGGCTTTTTATAAGCTTGTTCTCTCACCGGTGCTGCACGCTGGCGCTGGCATGTCCGGCGGGGCCTGCCGCTTTCAGCCTACATGCTCGGAATATGCAGCCCTGGCCATGCATGAGCATGGGCTGCTGCGTGGCGGGTGGATGGCCGTGCGGCGGCTGCTGCGCTGTCATCCTGGTTGCGCCGGTGGATACGATCCGGTTCCGCAGAGGCGGCAAAGCCAGTTACCATAA
- the yidC gene encoding membrane protein insertase YidC: MAEIQNPNQQGGGQDSKSLLTFTVIFFVLFLGLQFFLKPKPPAANPAQQAPATSRMQPSAPASAAAQTTATAGPVTQAASESTTVVENNLYRITFSNRGAQVTSWVLKKYKDDEGNPLDLVNHEAAAKYGYPLSLYTYDANLRGQLQQALYVPSAVGALHAPGTLSFEYAFGGLTVRKTFRFDASYVIHAEVSVLQNGAPVEALLCWPAGFGDQDSLPHYASATLDIAQNGKAEQQTSKKISGGATLRGPFDWAGVSDLYFAAIFLPENPKDLDLVTLHNTISVPRNRKNPDPRQTDQAPVLGAAMGAAQPYSVRLFAGPKSLDVLASVPTSGVSLEKTVNFGMWGIISKPLFLALRFLYEHVVPNWGWAILILTFVLNLAMLPTRFQMMKSSLKMQRIQPQIEAIKAKYAKYKATDPRRQEMNREVFELQRREGVNMFGGCIPMLIQWPLLFAFYRMLGNVIELRQAHWLWLPDLSSPDPLHILPLFFIVSMFLVQWLTPSPGVDPAQQRMMAFTMPAVFGFMTWNVGSGLALYWAGSNILGIMQQMLINRTTLGKEMRALALKRAARRTGKPALARR, encoded by the coding sequence TTGGCAGAAATCCAAAATCCGAACCAGCAGGGCGGCGGGCAGGACTCGAAGTCTTTGCTCACCTTTACTGTCATCTTTTTTGTGCTCTTTCTGGGCCTGCAGTTTTTTCTGAAGCCAAAGCCGCCAGCCGCAAACCCGGCACAGCAGGCGCCCGCCACCAGCAGGATGCAGCCGTCTGCACCTGCATCTGCGGCCGCCCAGACGACGGCCACGGCCGGCCCGGTGACCCAGGCCGCCTCAGAGTCCACCACCGTGGTCGAAAACAATCTCTACCGCATCACCTTTAGCAATCGCGGTGCGCAGGTCACGTCCTGGGTGCTTAAAAAGTACAAGGATGACGAAGGCAATCCACTGGACCTGGTGAACCATGAGGCGGCAGCAAAGTACGGTTACCCCCTCTCGCTCTATACCTATGACGCAAATCTGCGCGGGCAGCTCCAGCAGGCGCTTTATGTGCCTTCAGCGGTAGGTGCTCTCCATGCACCCGGCACACTGAGCTTTGAATATGCCTTCGGAGGTCTTACCGTACGCAAGACCTTCCGGTTCGATGCAAGCTATGTCATCCATGCCGAAGTTTCCGTCCTGCAGAATGGCGCGCCGGTCGAGGCGCTGCTCTGCTGGCCGGCGGGCTTTGGTGACCAGGACTCTCTGCCCCACTACGCCAGCGCTACGCTGGACATCGCACAGAATGGGAAAGCAGAACAGCAGACCAGCAAGAAAATCTCCGGAGGGGCCACGCTGCGCGGACCTTTTGATTGGGCCGGGGTCAGCGATCTCTACTTTGCGGCCATCTTTTTGCCGGAAAACCCTAAAGACCTTGATCTGGTCACGCTGCACAATACCATCTCTGTCCCCAGAAATCGCAAGAATCCGGACCCTCGGCAGACCGATCAGGCTCCGGTTCTGGGCGCAGCCATGGGGGCCGCGCAGCCTTACAGCGTGCGCCTCTTTGCGGGACCCAAATCGCTGGATGTTCTGGCTTCGGTGCCAACCAGCGGCGTGAGCCTGGAAAAAACGGTCAATTTTGGCATGTGGGGTATCATCTCCAAGCCCCTGTTTCTGGCCCTCCGGTTCCTCTATGAGCATGTGGTGCCCAACTGGGGCTGGGCCATTCTGATTCTCACCTTTGTGCTGAACCTGGCCATGCTGCCCACGCGCTTCCAGATGATGAAGTCCTCGCTCAAAATGCAGCGCATCCAGCCGCAGATTGAGGCCATCAAGGCCAAATATGCCAAGTACAAAGCCACGGACCCGCGCCGCCAGGAGATGAACCGTGAGGTCTTCGAACTGCAGCGCCGCGAAGGCGTGAACATGTTCGGCGGCTGTATTCCGATGCTGATCCAGTGGCCCCTGCTGTTTGCCTTCTACCGAATGCTGGGCAACGTGATTGAACTGCGGCAGGCGCACTGGCTCTGGCTGCCAGACCTCTCCTCCCCGGACCCGCTCCACATTCTGCCGCTCTTCTTCATCGTGTCCATGTTTCTGGTGCAGTGGCTCACGCCTTCTCCGGGTGTGGATCCGGCGCAGCAGCGCATGATGGCCTTTACGATGCCTGCCGTCTTCGGATTTATGACCTGGAACGTCGGCTCTGGCCTTGCTCTTTACTGGGCAGGCAGCAACATTCTGGGCATCATGCAGCAGATGCTGATAAACCGTACCACTCTGGGCAAGGAGATGCGTGCTTTGGCACTGAAGCGCGCCGCCCGGCGCACCGGCAAACCCGCCCTGGCCCGACGATAG